One segment of Nomascus leucogenys isolate Asia chromosome 20, Asia_NLE_v1, whole genome shotgun sequence DNA contains the following:
- the GPR17 gene encoding uracil nucleotide/cysteinyl leukotriene receptor: MNGLEVAPPGLITNFSLATAEQCGQETPLENMLFASFYLLDFILAFVGNTLALWLFIRDHKSGTPANVFLMHLAVADLSCVLVLPTRLVYHFSGNHWPFGEIACRLTGFLFYLNMYASIYFLTCISADRFLAIVHPVKSLKLRRPLYAHLACAFLWVVVAVAMAPLLASPQTVQTNHTVVCLQLYREKASHHALVSLAVAFTFPFVTTVTCYLLIIRSLRQGLRVEKRLKTKAVRTIAIVLAIFLVCFVPYHVNRSVYVLHYRSRGASCATQRILALGNRITSCLTSLNGALDPIIYFFVAEKFRHALCNLLCGKRLKGPPPSFEGKTNESSLSAKSEL; this comes from the coding sequence ATGAATGGCCTTGAAGTGGCCCCCCCAGGTCTGATCACCAACTTCTCCCTGGCCACGGCAGAGCAATGTGGCCAGGAGACGCCACTGGAGAACATGCTGTTTGCCTCCTTCTACCTTCTGGATTTTATCCTGGCTTTCGTTGGCAATACCCTGGCCCTGTGGCTTTTCATCCGAGACCACAAGTCCGGGACCCCGGCCAACGTGTTCCTGATGCATCTGGCCGTGGCCGACTTGTCGTGCGTGCTGGTCCTGCCCACCCGCCTGGTCTACCACTTCTCTGGGAACCACTGGCCGTTTGGGGAAATCGCATGCCGTCTCACCGGCTTCCTCTTCTACCTCAACATGTACGCCAGCATCTACTTCCTCACCTGCATCAGCGCCGACCGCTTCCTGGCCATCGTGCACCCGGTCAAGTCCCTCAAGCTCCGCAGGCCCCTCTACGCACACCTGGCCTGTGCCTTCCTGTGGGTGGTGGTGGCCGTGGCCATGGCCCCGCTGCTGGCGAGTCCGCAGACCGTGCAGACCAACCACACGGTGGTCTGCCTGCAGCTGTACCGGGAGAAGGCCTCCCACCATGCCCTGGTGTCCCTGGCCGTGGCCTTCACCTTCCCATTCGTCACCACAGTCACCTGCTACCTGCTGATCATCCGCAGCCTGAGGCAGGGCCTGCGTGTGGAGAAGCGCCTCAAGACCAAGGCAGTGCGCACGATCGCCATAGTGCTGGCCATCTTCCTGGTCTGCTTCGTGCCCTACCACGTCAACCGCTCCGTCTACGTGCTGCACTACCGCAGCCGTGGGGCCTCCTGCGCCACCCAGCGCATCCTGGCCCTGGGAAACCGCATCACCTCCTGCCTCACCAGCCTCAACGGGGCGCTCGACCCCATCATTTATTTCTTCGTGGCTGAGAAGTTCCGCCACGCCCTGTGCAACTTGCTCTGTGGCAAAAGGCTCAAGGGCCCGCCCCCCAGCTTCGAAGGGAAAACCAACGAGAGCTCGCTGAGTGCCAAGTCAGAGCTGTGA